DNA sequence from the Paenibacillus physcomitrellae genome:
TGAAGAAGCTGGGACTCGATTATCTGGATCTTTATCTCATTCACTGGCCTGTGAAAGAGAAATACAAAGAAACCTGGAAGGCGCTTGAGAAGATTTACAAAGACGGCAAAGTACGTGCCATCGGCGTAAGTAATTTTCATGTTCATCATCTGGAGGATCTGCTGAGCGAAGCGTCTATAGTACCGGCCGTAGACCAAATCGAATTCCATCCGTATTTGTCCCAGCCGGAGCTGCGTGAATATACGCCAAACAAAGGCATCCGCCTGGAAGCCTGGTCGCCGCTTGCGCAGGGGCATATTTTGAAAGATGAAGTAATCGGCAAAATTGCCGCTAACCATGGGAAAACACCGGCGCAGGTTGTGCTTCGCTGGGATCTGCAGCAGGAGGTTGTCACCATACCGAAATCGGTGCACGAAGAGCGGATTATTGAAAATGCGAACATTTTTGATTTTGCGCTGAGCGACAGCGAGATGGAAGCGATCAACGCGCTGAACAAAAATGAACGGGTGGGTTCAGACCCGGACAATTTTAATTTCTAATCTCTTAAGAACGAATAGAATAATAACAAGTAATAACAGCTTTAAGCAGCGAACCGGTGCAGAAGATGCCTTTCTGCCCGGTTCGTTTTGTTTGGTACTGCCGAATCTCAAACAAAATGTTATATTAGAGAAAGAAAATCGGCCGGAGGCTCGAAAGTTTTGCTGCCGGTCGGCTACATAACCTGAATTCCATTTCATGATCAGTTAAGGGGGCTAAGGGCATAAGCTTGATTTTATTGTTGGAACAGCGATCAAAGGCATTTCCGACTTCGGTTTGAATGAAGAACCCGCAGCATTAAATTCCCATTCAAACCTTGGAGGAATGTATAATGATCGACGTAAGAAAGATGCATAGGGAAGAATCCGATTTGTTGTCCCACATTGACCGCTCTGAATATATTCGCGCCATTTACCGCCAAATAGCAAATGGAGTGGAAGAAAGGGCAGCTGGTCACGAATGCACCGGTTGGGACGCGGCCTCCTTGAGGAAGCTGCAGCAGCGTTTCGAAGAGGAGTTAGAGGCTGGGGGAGCAGCGTTCGGAGCTTTTGAAGGCGAGCGACTGGTCGGTTTTGCCGTTCTCGCGCATCAATTTCGTGGGGAGCATAAGGACCGGCTGCAATTGGATCTGATGTATGTGACCCGTTCCCATCGCAGACAGGGGATTGGCCGCAGCCTTATGGACGAGGTGAAGCGGGAGGCGGTCTTGCGTGGAGCCCGGTATTTGTATATTTCATCTACGGAAACCGATTCAGCCTTTAATTTCTACCGGGATGCGGGCAGTGAACCGACCGAAGAGGTAGATCAGGAGCTGTTCACGCTGGAGCCTGAAGATATCCATATGATCATTAGTCTTGAGAAAGAATGAAATAAAGCAGTCTGGGCCGGATTTGGAGGAGAACGATATTGAGAAGCAATAAAGGGTACTTTTATTTCTTGGTATGGATTGCGTTTGCAGTCCTGCTGCTTTACTACGGAAATTCCTGGCTGGAGCAGATGAAGCACCGGACGAATGCAAGCGGAGACAATGATTTCGCGGTCATCGGGGAAACGGCTTATGCGTTAGTACTCGGTGCTTGCCTGAGCTTCCTTGTCGGCCTGCCCGGCCGTTTCAAGCCTCATAAGCCGCTGCTGCTGGCTTTGTTTGCGCCATGCTTTATCCTGTTTATTTATGCTGTAGCAGCACAATATATCAAACTGCCGGAGATTCCCTGGTATGCGGAAGTGACCCGGTATGAGGGCCGTTTCTTTTTTGGCGTCATTAGCGGGTTATCGTTGATTCATGGTTTATTTGAAAGCAGGAGAAGATAAACAAACGGGAGGCGAAGATATGTCATTTGAGAACAAGAAGGTAGTAATCACAGGGGCTGCACAAGGGATAGGCAAAGGAGTCGCCGAAGCCTACGCCAAAGCCGGGGCCCATGTGATTTTGGCTGACATTGATGCAGAGCTTGGCGCCGCTGCTGCGGCTGCCATACGGCAGGATGGAGGACGAGCCGATTTCTTCGTATGTGACGTCAAATCCGAAGCTTCGGTCCAAGAGCTGATGAAACAAGCGGCAGGGGAAGATGAGACTGTGGATATTCTCATCAACAATGCCGGGTTAGGCATATGGAAATCCCCGCTTGAGCTTGGCCTCGACGAATGGGATCATGTCCTAAATACCAATGCGAGAGGCTGTTTCCTTTGTGCGCGTGAAGCGGCCAAGTATATGAGGAATTCCGGGGGAGGCTCGATTGTGAATCTGGCTTCGACCCGGGCGCTCATGTCCGAGCCTAACAGCGAGGCTTATGCGGCTTCCAAAGGGGCTATCGTCGCTTTGAGTCATGCGCTTGCGGTTTCACTTGGTCCGGACGGCATTATGGTCAACTGCATCAGTCCGGGCTGGATTGAGAATGGGGATTATGGAGCATTGCGTCCGGAGGATCATCAGCAGCATCCGGCCGGACGGGTGGGCAAAGCGGACGATATTGCCCGTGCCTGCCTGTATTTGACTTCTCCGGACAACGACTTCGTAACCGGCGTAAATCTGGTAGTCGACGGCGGAATGACACGTAAAATGATTTATGAAGAGTAACTGAGATTTATGAAGAGTAATTGAACAGCCGAACAGCTATAACAAACAAGCTGGCCCGGGTTTCCCGGAGCCGGCTTTTT
Encoded proteins:
- a CDS encoding GNAT family N-acetyltransferase encodes the protein MIDVRKMHREESDLLSHIDRSEYIRAIYRQIANGVEERAAGHECTGWDAASLRKLQQRFEEELEAGGAAFGAFEGERLVGFAVLAHQFRGEHKDRLQLDLMYVTRSHRRQGIGRSLMDEVKREAVLRGARYLYISSTETDSAFNFYRDAGSEPTEEVDQELFTLEPEDIHMIISLEKE
- a CDS encoding aldo/keto reductase, giving the protein MANSLQDRVALNNGVQMPWFGLGVFKVKEGSEVVESVKAAIKNGYRSIDTAAVYKNEEGVGQAVAEAMKEYGVSREELFITSKVWNSDQGYQSTLDAFELSLKKLGLDYLDLYLIHWPVKEKYKETWKALEKIYKDGKVRAIGVSNFHVHHLEDLLSEASIVPAVDQIEFHPYLSQPELREYTPNKGIRLEAWSPLAQGHILKDEVIGKIAANHGKTPAQVVLRWDLQQEVVTIPKSVHEERIIENANIFDFALSDSEMEAINALNKNERVGSDPDNFNF
- a CDS encoding SDR family NAD(P)-dependent oxidoreductase is translated as MSFENKKVVITGAAQGIGKGVAEAYAKAGAHVILADIDAELGAAAAAAIRQDGGRADFFVCDVKSEASVQELMKQAAGEDETVDILINNAGLGIWKSPLELGLDEWDHVLNTNARGCFLCAREAAKYMRNSGGGSIVNLASTRALMSEPNSEAYAASKGAIVALSHALAVSLGPDGIMVNCISPGWIENGDYGALRPEDHQQHPAGRVGKADDIARACLYLTSPDNDFVTGVNLVVDGGMTRKMIYEE